Part of the Triticum urartu cultivar G1812 chromosome 2, Tu2.1, whole genome shotgun sequence genome, ACCGGGTCGGGCTCTCCTGCTGGGTTCCCAGCACGCACTATCGTGCAGGGCGAATCAGAGGTCAGCACGTGTCCTGGTGGACCCCACCACTTAAACAACCCAGCATATCTCTCTGATTGCAGTTAGGTTCCAGAAAATCAACGAAACCACATCTTTCTCTCCCGCGTAACAACAGATTGCCGCCAAAATCTCTTTCGTGGCTTCATCCTTTGTCCTACCAATCTATTTTCATTGTTACCGGGTCGGGCTCTCCTGCTGGGTTCCCAGCACGCACTATCGTGCAGGGCGAATCAGAGGCCAGCACGTGTCCTGGTGGACCCCACCACTTAAACAACCCAGCATATCTCTCTGATTGCAGTTAGGTTCCAGAAAATCAGCGAAACCACATCTTTCTCTCCCGCGTAACAACAGATTGCCGCCAAAATCTCTTTCGTGGCTTCATCCTTTGTCCTACCAATTTATTTCCATTGTTACCCACCCCGGATGGGAGGAGAATAGATCAAGATTGACAGAAAATTGTCCTCTCCGTGGATCAACATCTACGGTATTCTTCAGCATGGACGGAGCTCCTGGCACTTCGTTGTCTGTAGGTATGTTCTTGCTCCTGCAATGCAATGTACAGATTATTAACACTCTTGATCATACGAAGGTGATAAGATTAAAAGAAACAAACAAATAAAGAGTTGAATGTATGACATGTAAATTAGTCCTTCAGAAATAGCTCCCCATACTTCATCTTACTTAGTCCTTCGGAATTGCATTATAATTCTGTTACTGATGATCACTCCTATGATGTTGTGCACATTATGCATCAGAGTACCACCTAAGTTTGTGCTAAATTTTCTTGCATGAGATTTCTCCTTTGACTTATTCTCTTTTTTGATAACTCTAATAATAGAGATTACTGTatcaaagaaaaaaaatcaataTTTTGCTAATGCTATTGTGACTACCATGTGTTGTTTTGCAACACATTTTGTACCATCTTTAAGAGCTTTTCATGTTACGCTAAAACCAGGACTGAATATCGTGTGATTTTTTACTCTGCGTGTTGTCCATCAACTAATTAGTATATGATGAATTTCATTAGTTAGTTGCTAGAAATTAAAATGAACATGCACATGTCATTCACTTGTATTGACTTTTGGATCAACATTGTATCTAGAGTTCCCAAATGTTATCGGACTCGGGATGGCCAACATCTAAAAAATGACCAGCTGCCAATTGAGGTATTGATCACTTACATGTCATATTCCTAATTCAAGTTTATATCTCACAAGAAATTATTTCTTTGTTCTTCTAGGTCTTGGGTAGCCAATCAAGTCGCATACAAGATAAACCCTTTTAAATAGCTCTATATAAACTTTGTATCTCAGGATTGCTCTACAAAACAGTTACCTTGCGATGTAATAATTTATCTTGCCATTCCTTCTGATGTTAGATGCACAATGGTTTATGCTCAATAAAGATATATACATGAATATGAATTAGTTGTTGGTTATTCCTTTTGATATGTTAGATGTGTAACTGTGGTTTAGTTTTGGATGAGGTATACTTTTCATCCCTTAACTTTTGGCAAAGTCTAAATTTGGTCCCTTAATTACGAAACCAGATAACTTGCACCCCCAACTTTTGAAACCGGACAAGTTTTGTCCCTCAAGCAGTATCCATGCTGACTCAACGTGGTTTTTACCATGACACGTGGCAAAGCTTTTAGATACAAAGAAAAGAAAACGAAAACACACGCAGCGGTCATGTGAACTCCATTGAGACAAAACATCGAACATGTGTTGTGCATGCGCTCGCATGGCCATGCTGGCATGCTGCTCTCCCGAACATCACCCATCTGGGTCTCCTCCCACGCCTCTGGCTTCCCTACACGCATCGGCGTGGCCAGTAGGGCCGAGGACCGTTCGGCACAGCGAGCTTGGACAAGGGACGGATGCGGTGGCGACGGCCAGCAGGGCCAACGATGTCTCAGCACGGCGAGCTTGGTCATGGTGCGGATGGGATGTCGACGAGCAACTTCGCAGCAACGCGGGGCAGACGACACACGACAGTGGTGCTGCAGCTCGAGCGCTGGCTCGCAGTGGCGCATGCAGCCGATGGACGGTGGCCGGCAAGCCGAGGCATGGCAGTGCAAGCATGGCCATGAGCTCCCGCTCCAGCAACATGTGTTGCCGCCGTCGTCCTCACGCAGGCGAGCTCTGCACGGTTCAAATGTGTTTGTATCGCCGGAGGCTTCCACACCCACGTCCTCCTCATGCTGCTCCACGCACTCCAACTGCTGACGAAATGCCGAGCTGAGTTAGAACAAGAAGGAAGAAGACCCATCGGGGATTGCACAGACCCGGTCAAAACCACGCCATGTCATCCCAAAACCACTTGCAATTGGGAGAGGGACTTAGTTTGTCCGGTTTTAAGAGTTGGGGTTGCAAATTGTCCGGTTTTATAGTTAAGGGACTAAATATAGACTTCGCCAAGAGTTGAGGGACGAAAAATATACTTTTCTCTTTAGTTTTCCAATTAAATGTGATCTTCGGCACTACATTTACTTAAAAGCGTTTTCATGAATTTGTGATTTTCCCCCAGTACAATGCTATTGAAAAGCAGAGAAGCAGAGAAAAATGGATAGCTCTCATACTTCAAAGTTTACTTAAAAGCGTTTTCATCAATTTGTGATTTCCCCCTAGTACAATGCTATTGAAAAGCGGAGAAGCAGAGAAAAATGGATAGCTCTCATACTTCAAAGTTTAGTACGAGAGCTAGTTAGCTACTAGTACAGAGGTAGATACTAGTACAGAGGTAGATGAACTAATGAATCTTCACGCACCTTTTCCTGTTGAGTCTGCATCAAGCTCGCACCTTCTAGTGCGACTGCGCGGCATCTCGGCCACCGGCTGACGGTGCAGCAGTTCCACCATGGCACCATCTCCCACGGAGCGGGCTGGACAGAACCTTGGCATGGCCTTGGGTGCGCCGGAGACGGGCACCACTAGCCGTGATGGCTCCCATCTTGCCGCCGGCCAAGGACACGGTCGGGCGTGCCGCAGCGCCCCTGAGGCGAGCAGAGCTAGCCGCGACGGATCCCATCTTTCCTCCAGCTAAGACCACGGCCCCAGCAGCTCAGCATGCCGAAGGTGCGCGACGCTAGCTAGTGGCGACGACTCCCGTCTCACCGCCTTCTAAACCCACCCCACGGCTCCCGGCGGCGAAGCGCGCCGGAGACTGATGGCGCTACCCGCGATAGCTCCAGTTCACTAAGTGCGTCGGAGACGGGCGGGGGTAGCAGCGAAATCTCTGGTCTTGCCGCTGGCCACAGCCCGGACGCCGGATTTCACCACGCCATAATCCTCTCTTGCAGTGGAATCAGTGGCTGTGGAATAGAGGGAGCGGCAGCAGTAGTGTGCTGGGATAAGGCTTCaataaattaaaaaaaataaaaacataTTATTGAGTGGTGGGGTTCACCAGAACACGTGCTGGCCTCTGGTTCGCCCTGCACGATAGTGCGTGCTGGGAACCCAGCAGGAGAGCCCGACCCCCACTTTACTGTGGTACTTGAATCTGTTTCGCGGAGGCCGCAAGAAACACCGGTgatgtttttttttcaaatatcCTCTGAGGTCTCCCTTGCCCTT contains:
- the LOC125535654 gene encoding uncharacterized protein LOC125535654 isoform X1 translates to MVPWWNCCTVSRWPRCRAVALEGASLMQTQQEKQLECVEQHEEDVGVEASGDTNTFEPCRARLREDDGGNTCCWSGSSWPCLHCHASACRPPSIGCMRHCEPALELQHHCRVSSAPRCCEVARRHPIRTMTKLAVLRHRWPCWPSPPHPSLVQARCAERSSALLATPMRVGKPEAWEETQMGDVRESSMPAWPCERMHNTCSMFCLNGVHMTAASKNIPTDNEVPGAPSMLKNTVDVDPRRGQFSVNLDLFSSHPGWVTMEINW
- the LOC125535654 gene encoding uncharacterized protein LOC125535654 isoform X2, whose product is MVPWWNCCTVSRWPRCRAVALEGASLMQTQQEKLECVEQHEEDVGVEASGDTNTFEPCRARLREDDGGNTCCWSGSSWPCLHCHASACRPPSIGCMRHCEPALELQHHCRVSSAPRCCEVARRHPIRTMTKLAVLRHRWPCWPSPPHPSLVQARCAERSSALLATPMRVGKPEAWEETQMGDVRESSMPAWPCERMHNTCSMFCLNGVHMTAASKNIPTDNEVPGAPSMLKNTVDVDPRRGQFSVNLDLFSSHPGWVTMEINW